In a single window of the Atlantibacter hermannii genome:
- the fdhF_2 gene encoding formate dehydrogenase-H subunit alpha, whose protein sequence is MSNSIVGIENADLVFVFGYNPADSHPIVANRVIRAKQKGAKIIVCDPRKIETARIADMHLALKNGSNIALLNAMGHVIIEEDLYNHAFVAARTEGFEEYRKIVEGYTPESVEDITGVSASEIRQAARMYAQAGNATILWGMGVTQFYQGVETVRSLTSLALLTGNLGRPSVGVNPVRGQNNVQGACDMGALPDTYPGYQYVKFPENREKFAKAWGVAELPAHTGYRISELPHRVEHGEVRAAYIMGEDPLQTDAELSAVRKAFEGLELVIVQDIFMTKTAAQADVILPSTSWGGT, encoded by the coding sequence ATGAGTAACTCCATCGTCGGCATCGAAAATGCTGATTTAGTGTTTGTATTTGGCTATAACCCGGCTGATTCTCACCCGATCGTCGCTAATCGCGTGATCCGGGCGAAACAGAAAGGGGCGAAAATTATTGTCTGCGATCCGCGCAAAATCGAAACCGCGCGCATTGCCGATATGCACCTGGCGTTGAAAAACGGCTCGAACATCGCGCTGCTAAACGCCATGGGCCATGTGATTATCGAAGAAGATCTGTATAACCACGCCTTTGTCGCGGCGCGGACCGAAGGCTTCGAAGAATATCGCAAAATTGTCGAAGGCTATACGCCGGAATCGGTCGAAGACATTACTGGCGTCAGCGCCAGTGAGATCCGCCAGGCCGCCCGGATGTATGCGCAAGCGGGCAATGCCACCATTCTGTGGGGCATGGGCGTTACCCAGTTCTATCAGGGCGTGGAAACCGTGCGCTCCCTGACCAGCCTGGCGCTGTTGACCGGCAACCTCGGCAGGCCAAGCGTGGGTGTTAACCCGGTGCGTGGTCAGAACAACGTACAGGGTGCGTGCGATATGGGCGCGTTGCCGGATACCTATCCGGGCTACCAGTACGTCAAATTCCCGGAAAACCGTGAGAAGTTCGCCAAAGCCTGGGGCGTGGCCGAGCTGCCTGCGCATACCGGTTACCGCATCAGCGAGCTGCCGCACCGCGTCGAGCATGGCGAAGTACGCGCCGCCTACATCATGGGTGAAGATCCGCTGCAAACCGACGCTGAACTCTCTGCGGTGCGCAAAGCCTTTGAAGGGCTGGAACTGGTGATTGTTCAGGATATCTTCATGACCAAAACCGCCGCGCAAGCGGATGTGATTTTGCCGTCCACCTCGTGGGGGGGAACATGA
- the nikE gene encoding nickel ABC transporter, ATP-binding protein, protein MVFQDAISAANPRRTVREIIREPLRHLLRLSGAQQQERIARVMAATELDSSLLDKRPPQLSGGQLQRVCLARAMVVEPRLLILDEAVSNLDLVLQANIIRLLKKLQQEYQTACLFITHDLRLVERFCQRVMVMDRGEIVETVPVTSPVVFASASGQALQRAVLPAFPVPRGPRRSGVAPVSDSKPAAIPNFATA, encoded by the coding sequence ATGGTATTCCAGGACGCCATCAGCGCCGCGAATCCACGCCGTACAGTACGCGAGATTATCCGTGAACCGTTGCGCCATCTGTTACGGCTCTCCGGCGCACAGCAGCAGGAACGCATCGCCAGGGTGATGGCAGCGACCGAGCTGGATAGCAGCTTACTGGATAAACGCCCGCCCCAGCTGAGCGGCGGCCAGTTGCAGCGGGTGTGTCTCGCCAGGGCGATGGTCGTGGAACCGAGGCTGTTGATCCTCGACGAAGCTGTGTCGAATCTGGATCTGGTATTGCAGGCGAACATCATCCGGCTGCTGAAAAAACTTCAGCAGGAATACCAGACCGCCTGCCTGTTTATCACCCACGACCTGCGCCTGGTGGAGCGGTTTTGCCAGCGGGTGATGGTGATGGACCGGGGAGAGATTGTCGAAACCGTGCCCGTGACCTCCCCGGTCGTGTTTGCCAGCGCGTCGGGCCAGGCGTTACAGCGCGCCGTGTTGCCTGCTTTTCCGGTGCCCCGTGGGCCGCGCAGAAGTGGCGTTGCGCCCGTATCCGACTCCAAGCCCGCCGCTATACCGAATTTCGCCACAGCTTAG
- the nikD_1 gene encoding nickel ABC transporter, ATP-binding protein: protein MSQLELRNIALTADRPLVHGVSLTLRAGRVLALVGGSGSGKSLTLRRRAGRIARRGAANCRASGA, encoded by the coding sequence ATGTCTCAACTTGAACTTCGCAATATCGCCCTGACCGCAGACCGCCCGCTCGTTCACGGTGTATCGCTGACGCTGCGTGCCGGACGCGTGCTGGCGCTGGTGGGCGGCAGCGGCAGCGGGAAATCCCTCACCCTGCGCCGCCGCGCTGGGCGTATTGCCCGCCGGGGTGCGGCAAACTGCCGGGCAAGTGGCGCTTAA
- the nikC gene encoding nickel transport system permease protein NikC — MNFFQTVRWPVKLALLSLALLTLIALTSQWWLPFDPVAINLPDRLLPPDGTHWLGTDHLGRDIFSRLLAATRVSLGSVLACLLLVLALGLLIGGSAGLIGGRADQLMMRTTDMFMTFPTSILSFFMVGVLGTGLTNVILAIALSHWAWYARMVRSIVISLRHREFVLAARMSGANRWHLFFDHLAGAVMPSLLVLATLDIGHMMLHVAGMSFLGLGVSAPTPEWGVMINDARQYIWTQPMQMFWPGLALFISVMTFNLLGDALRDRLDPHLAMEHRH, encoded by the coding sequence GTGAATTTTTTCCAGACTGTCCGCTGGCCGGTAAAGCTGGCGCTGTTGTCACTGGCGCTGTTAACGCTCATCGCCCTGACCAGCCAGTGGTGGCTGCCGTTTGACCCGGTGGCGATCAATCTGCCGGATCGCCTGCTGCCGCCTGATGGCACCCACTGGTTAGGCACCGATCATCTGGGACGGGACATCTTTTCGCGTCTGCTGGCGGCAACAAGGGTATCGCTGGGTTCGGTGCTCGCCTGTCTGCTGCTGGTGCTGGCATTAGGGCTGTTGATCGGGGGCAGCGCCGGGTTAATCGGTGGCCGCGCCGATCAGCTGATGATGCGCACCACCGACATGTTTATGACTTTCCCCACCTCGATTCTGTCGTTTTTTATGGTCGGCGTGCTGGGGACCGGGCTGACAAACGTGATCCTGGCTATCGCCCTGTCCCACTGGGCCTGGTATGCGCGAATGGTGCGCAGCATTGTCATTTCGCTACGCCATCGCGAATTCGTGCTGGCGGCGAGAATGAGCGGCGCGAATCGCTGGCATCTGTTTTTTGATCACCTTGCCGGTGCGGTGATGCCGTCACTGCTGGTGCTGGCGACGCTGGATATCGGCCATATGATGTTGCACGTCGCGGGGATGTCATTCCTTGGGCTGGGCGTCAGCGCCCCGACGCCGGAATGGGGGGTGATGATCAACGACGCCCGCCAGTATATCTGGACCCAGCCGATGCAAATGTTCTGGCCAGGGCTGGCGCTGTTTATCAGCGTAATGACCTTTAACCTGCTGGGCGATGCGCTACGCGATCGTCTGGACCCGCACCTTGCGATGGAGCATAGACACTGA
- the gatR_1 gene encoding galactitol utilization operon repressor: MHLVERRNQILAALTEKGSVQVANLANKFGISEVTIRNDLRELETQGLLVRFHGGATHQRNNWALAGKGSGNGESHNEVKLEDRTLLSADAKTRIANAAARMVTTGNSVIIDSGSTTLKIAQQLADAADLIVVTNNLPAAEVLSINQHITLVLCGGTFRHKTRSFHGMHAESVLKGIVADYLFIGADGIDIEKGITTFNEGYAISKVMARAAKKVVAVLDSTKFGRIGFNPVLPISDIDVLITDDGVSQEMIGLLESRNINVVIV, from the coding sequence ATGCATCTGGTGGAACGAAGGAATCAAATACTGGCCGCGCTGACGGAAAAGGGAAGCGTGCAGGTGGCGAACCTGGCGAATAAGTTTGGCATTTCCGAAGTCACCATCCGTAACGATTTGCGCGAGCTGGAAACCCAGGGATTACTGGTTCGCTTCCACGGCGGGGCGACGCATCAACGTAATAACTGGGCGCTGGCTGGCAAAGGGAGCGGAAATGGCGAAAGCCATAACGAAGTGAAGCTGGAAGACCGCACGCTGCTCTCCGCTGACGCCAAGACTCGCATCGCTAACGCCGCTGCACGCATGGTGACCACCGGCAACAGCGTCATTATCGACAGCGGCAGTACCACCCTGAAGATTGCTCAGCAGTTGGCTGACGCGGCGGATTTGATTGTGGTCACCAATAATCTTCCCGCTGCCGAGGTGCTTTCCATTAATCAGCACATCACCCTGGTGTTATGCGGCGGCACGTTTCGCCATAAAACCCGTTCCTTTCACGGTATGCATGCGGAATCCGTGTTGAAGGGTATCGTGGCTGATTATCTGTTTATTGGCGCGGATGGCATCGATATAGAGAAAGGGATCACCACTTTTAATGAAGGCTACGCCATCAGTAAAGTGATGGCGCGGGCGGCGAAAAAAGTCGTGGCGGTACTCGACTCCACAAAGTTTGGCCGGATTGGCTTTAACCCGGTCTTACCGATTAGCGATATTGATGTCCTGATCACCGATGACGGCGTCAGCCAGGAAATGATTGGCCTGCTGGAAAGTCGAAACATCAATGTGGTGATTGTTTAA
- the rbsB_2 gene encoding D-ribose-binding periplasmic protein: MKKLATFAMLGLAAAISMTTSAAFAKSNEIAVIVKTANSNFWQNVNKGATDAGSEFKDKYKVTFQGPEAETQVAEQVNMVDNAINRGVSGIVLAPSDPDALIPAVKKAWENGIPVVLIDSSLGEKGAKYYQSFLSTDNRKAGALAAQKLIEANGKEGKVSVMSFTPGAGSAIERVGGFTDVIKADSKLNIIGPFYSQADMATALNQTIDALSSNKDITALFGANEPTAVGMARAIKQLGYTGKVVAVGFDGNAALQHFVREGTLNGIIVQSSYQMGKKGVETIDHILNQQKVDKVIDTGVVYIDKNNIDSPEAQAVLY; the protein is encoded by the coding sequence ATGAAGAAATTAGCAACATTTGCAATGCTGGGTTTGGCTGCAGCCATTTCGATGACCACATCGGCAGCTTTCGCAAAATCAAATGAAATTGCGGTGATCGTTAAAACGGCGAACTCTAACTTTTGGCAAAACGTGAATAAAGGCGCTACCGATGCGGGTAGCGAATTTAAAGATAAATATAAAGTCACCTTCCAGGGGCCGGAAGCGGAAACTCAGGTCGCTGAGCAGGTGAATATGGTGGATAACGCCATTAACCGCGGCGTCTCCGGTATTGTCCTTGCGCCGTCAGACCCGGACGCGTTAATCCCGGCGGTGAAAAAAGCGTGGGAAAACGGCATTCCTGTGGTGCTGATTGACTCTTCATTAGGTGAGAAGGGCGCGAAATATTACCAGTCCTTCCTCTCAACCGATAACCGTAAGGCTGGCGCACTGGCGGCGCAGAAATTAATTGAAGCCAACGGCAAGGAAGGCAAAGTCAGTGTCATGTCCTTTACGCCTGGCGCGGGCAGTGCCATTGAGCGTGTGGGCGGTTTTACCGACGTGATTAAAGCGGATTCGAAATTAAACATCATCGGCCCCTTCTATTCTCAGGCCGATATGGCTACGGCGCTGAACCAGACAATCGACGCGCTTTCTTCCAATAAAGATATCACCGCGCTGTTTGGCGCAAACGAACCGACCGCTGTCGGCATGGCACGCGCCATTAAACAGCTGGGATACACCGGCAAAGTGGTGGCGGTAGGTTTTGACGGCAACGCCGCGCTTCAGCACTTCGTCCGTGAGGGAACCCTCAACGGCATCATCGTACAGTCCTCTTATCAGATGGGTAAAAAAGGCGTGGAAACCATCGACCACATCCTGAACCAGCAGAAAGTCGACAAAGTCATCGATACCGGCGTGGTGTACATCGATAAAAACAATATCGATTCCCCTGAAGCCCAGGCCGTTCTGTACTAA
- the fdhF_3 gene encoding formate dehydrogenase-H subunit alpha: MYSAADRGFQRFFKAVEPKWDLKTDWQIISEIATRMGYAMHYNNTKEIWDELRELCPEFYGATYEKMGELGYIQWPCRDISDADQGTDFLFAEKFSTPNGLGQFFTCDWAPPIDRVTEEYPMVLSTVREVGHYSCRSMTGNCAALAALADEPGYAQINTMDAARLGIQDEALVWVHSRKGRVITRAQVSDRPNKGAVYMTYQWWIGACNELVTENLSPITKTPEYKYCAVRIEPIADQNAAEQYVIHEYNKLKRHLRETAMG; encoded by the coding sequence GTGTATTCCGCTGCCGACCGCGGCTTCCAGCGCTTCTTTAAAGCGGTAGAGCCGAAGTGGGACCTGAAAACCGACTGGCAGATCATCAGCGAAATCGCCACCCGTATGGGCTATGCGATGCACTACAACAACACCAAAGAGATTTGGGATGAGCTGCGCGAATTGTGCCCGGAATTCTACGGCGCGACCTACGAGAAAATGGGCGAGCTGGGCTATATCCAGTGGCCGTGTCGCGATATCTCCGACGCCGACCAGGGCACCGACTTCCTGTTTGCCGAGAAATTCTCGACCCCGAACGGGCTGGGGCAATTCTTTACCTGCGACTGGGCACCGCCCATCGATCGCGTGACGGAAGAATACCCGATGGTGCTGTCGACGGTTCGCGAAGTGGGTCACTACTCCTGTCGCTCCATGACCGGCAACTGTGCAGCGCTGGCCGCGCTGGCGGATGAACCGGGTTATGCGCAAATCAACACTATGGATGCTGCACGGCTGGGCATTCAGGATGAAGCGCTGGTGTGGGTGCATTCACGTAAAGGCCGGGTCATTACGCGTGCTCAGGTGAGCGATCGCCCGAATAAAGGCGCGGTGTATATGACTTACCAGTGGTGGATTGGCGCGTGTAACGAGCTGGTGACGGAAAACCTCAGCCCGATTACTAAAACGCCGGAGTACAAATACTGTGCGGTGCGCATCGAGCCGATTGCCGATCAGAATGCGGCAGAGCAGTATGTGATTCATGAGTACAACAAGCTGAAACGCCATTTGCGCGAGACGGCAATGGGATAA
- the nikD_2 gene encoding nickel ABC transporter, ATP-binding protein → MPASLRGKHVATIMQNPRSAFNPLFTMATHARETCRALGKPLDEATLTDALRAVGLEDAERVLGLYPFEMSGGMLQRMMIALAVLSEAPFIIADEPTTDLDALAQARILQLLDNLMRQRAPGMLLVTHDMGVVARLADDVAVMDNGNIVERGDVETLFRAPQHPVTRNLVSAHLALYGMELAE, encoded by the coding sequence ATGCCCGCGTCACTGCGCGGCAAGCACGTTGCCACCATCATGCAGAACCCGCGCAGCGCATTTAATCCTCTGTTTACCATGGCGACCCATGCCAGAGAAACCTGCCGGGCGTTAGGCAAACCGCTGGATGAGGCCACGCTGACCGACGCGCTGCGCGCAGTCGGCCTGGAGGACGCCGAACGGGTGCTGGGGCTCTATCCGTTTGAGATGAGCGGCGGCATGTTGCAGCGCATGATGATCGCCCTGGCGGTATTGAGCGAGGCACCGTTTATCATCGCTGATGAACCGACCACCGACCTCGATGCGCTGGCTCAGGCGCGCATCCTGCAACTACTGGATAACCTGATGCGTCAGCGCGCCCCCGGTATGTTGTTGGTGACCCATGATATGGGCGTGGTGGCGCGACTGGCGGATGACGTGGCGGTCATGGACAACGGCAACATTGTCGAGCGCGGCGATGTGGAGACGCTTTTTCGCGCGCCGCAGCATCCGGTGACCCGCAATCTGGTTTCTGCGCATCTGGCGCTGTATGGCATGGAGTTAGCGGAATGA
- the dkgA_2 gene encoding 2,5-diketo-D-gluconic acid reductase A, whose amino-acid sequence MSKLSNTAAPSQDAIPYKTLANGYTIPGIGMGTFGSDRFTAEQVAQGVFHAAEAGFRFFDCASVYGNESMIGDVFAKIMQSGISRSELFIDSKVWNDRHDDVIASCKQSLEDLKLDYLDLYLVHWPFSNYHAPGCTVDSRSPDATPYSHERFMNTWAQMEQLVEMGLVRSIGTSNMTIPKMELLLRDCRIRPVVNEMECHPHFQQQALYDYLLANEIQPVGFCPIGSPTRPERDRTADDTCDIEDPVMVEIARRHNVHPAIICIKWAVQRGHIPIPFSVVKEQIYGNITCITEDPLTDEEMAAIAGIDRNNRLIKGQVFLWEGAKSWEDLWDLDGTITQ is encoded by the coding sequence ATGAGCAAATTATCCAACACTGCAGCACCTTCCCAGGATGCCATTCCGTATAAAACATTAGCGAATGGCTATACCATCCCCGGTATCGGCATGGGAACCTTTGGTTCTGACCGCTTTACCGCTGAACAGGTTGCGCAAGGGGTGTTTCATGCCGCTGAAGCCGGTTTCCGCTTTTTTGACTGCGCCTCGGTGTACGGCAATGAAAGCATGATTGGCGACGTCTTCGCGAAAATTATGCAAAGCGGTATCAGCCGTTCCGAATTGTTTATCGATTCCAAAGTCTGGAACGATCGGCACGATGACGTCATCGCTTCCTGCAAACAGTCACTGGAAGATTTGAAGCTCGATTATCTCGACCTTTATCTGGTGCACTGGCCGTTCTCCAACTATCACGCGCCAGGCTGCACCGTGGATTCCCGCAGCCCCGACGCCACACCCTATTCCCATGAGCGCTTTATGAACACCTGGGCGCAGATGGAGCAGCTGGTGGAGATGGGTCTGGTCAGAAGCATCGGCACCTCAAACATGACCATCCCGAAAATGGAACTGCTGCTGCGCGATTGCAGGATCCGCCCGGTCGTTAATGAAATGGAGTGCCACCCGCACTTCCAGCAGCAGGCACTGTATGACTACCTGCTCGCCAATGAAATTCAGCCGGTGGGCTTCTGCCCGATCGGTTCGCCGACCCGTCCGGAACGTGACAGAACCGCAGACGACACCTGCGATATCGAAGATCCGGTGATGGTGGAGATTGCGCGTCGCCATAACGTCCATCCGGCCATTATCTGCATCAAATGGGCCGTGCAGCGCGGCCATATTCCGATCCCTTTTTCAGTGGTGAAAGAGCAGATTTACGGCAACATCACCTGTATCACTGAAGATCCGTTAACAGATGAAGAAATGGCGGCCATTGCGGGTATCGATCGTAACAACCGATTGATCAAAGGTCAGGTGTTCCTGTGGGAAGGCGCGAAGAGCTGGGAAGATCTGTGGGATCTTGACGGCACCATCACGCAATAA
- the xylB_3 gene encoding xylulokinase — MYLGIDCGTQGAKVLLWNARTEQVVAASYHTYGLISDRPGQKEQHPAAWLDAIKSGIQTVISHAAISPTEIAAIGISGQQHGLVLLDEHDNLIRPAKLWCDTETVPELTAFLARFNAERGAPVHHFTGIHIPVAFTLAKLLWVQAHEPESYRRIAKLFLPHEYLNYWLTGHYCAEYGDASGTGWFDTFNRRWSKEVVDAIDPALLAKLPPLIEAHQPAGFLSASSAAILGLPQGIPVSSGGGDNMMSAIGTGNIEPGILTMSLGTSGTLFTHAPQQIETQPHPDINAFCSSSGGWLPLVSTMNVTNAINAFREVMDIPLAEFEHYLNSSEPGAGGLLCYPWLNGARLPNRPNATASLMGMTTGNFNKANLLRSAVEGVTFKLCKGIEIFQQCGLHFDQVRVIGGGANSRAWCQLIADISGIEVIRPAVSDAGALGAALQARWCAHNLQADGDPVALKDIMPASLREVGRDVISPRPQQREIYRPLYARYHDNMPLAT, encoded by the coding sequence ATGTATCTGGGCATCGATTGCGGGACGCAGGGCGCGAAAGTTTTACTCTGGAATGCGCGAACGGAACAGGTGGTGGCGGCAAGCTACCACACGTATGGTCTTATCAGCGATCGCCCAGGTCAAAAAGAACAGCATCCGGCCGCCTGGCTGGATGCGATAAAAAGCGGCATACAGACCGTGATTAGCCATGCTGCCATTTCGCCGACAGAAATTGCGGCTATCGGCATTTCCGGCCAGCAGCATGGATTAGTGCTGCTGGACGAGCACGACAACCTGATCCGACCGGCCAAGCTCTGGTGCGATACCGAAACCGTGCCGGAACTCACTGCGTTTCTGGCGCGGTTCAATGCGGAGAGGGGCGCGCCGGTACATCACTTTACCGGCATCCATATTCCCGTGGCGTTTACCCTCGCCAAATTATTATGGGTGCAAGCGCACGAGCCTGAGTCATACCGGCGCATCGCGAAGCTCTTTCTGCCCCATGAATATCTGAATTACTGGCTGACGGGCCATTACTGCGCTGAATATGGTGATGCGTCCGGCACCGGCTGGTTCGATACCTTCAACCGGCGCTGGAGCAAGGAGGTGGTGGATGCAATCGATCCGGCGTTGCTGGCGAAGCTGCCGCCGCTTATCGAGGCGCACCAGCCCGCAGGCTTTCTGAGCGCTTCCAGCGCCGCGATACTCGGCCTGCCGCAAGGCATTCCTGTTTCCAGCGGCGGCGGCGACAATATGATGTCCGCCATCGGCACCGGCAATATTGAACCGGGGATCCTCACTATGAGCCTCGGGACATCGGGCACTCTGTTTACTCACGCCCCGCAGCAGATTGAGACGCAACCCCATCCGGACATTAACGCCTTCTGCTCATCGAGTGGCGGCTGGCTGCCGTTAGTCAGCACCATGAACGTGACCAATGCCATTAACGCCTTTCGCGAAGTAATGGATATTCCGCTGGCGGAGTTCGAACATTACCTGAACAGCAGCGAACCAGGGGCAGGGGGATTACTCTGTTATCCCTGGCTGAATGGCGCGCGACTGCCGAATCGCCCCAATGCCACGGCCAGCCTCATGGGAATGACGACCGGTAATTTTAATAAAGCCAATTTATTGCGCAGCGCGGTGGAAGGGGTGACCTTCAAACTGTGTAAAGGCATTGAGATTTTCCAGCAGTGTGGACTGCATTTCGATCAGGTGCGGGTGATCGGCGGCGGGGCGAATAGCCGCGCCTGGTGCCAGTTAATCGCCGATATCAGCGGTATTGAGGTTATTCGCCCTGCGGTGAGCGATGCGGGGGCGTTAGGCGCAGCGCTTCAGGCACGCTGGTGCGCGCACAATTTGCAGGCAGACGGCGACCCTGTCGCACTAAAAGACATAATGCCTGCGTCACTGCGCGAAGTGGGCCGGGACGTAATATCTCCCCGGCCGCAGCAACGGGAAATCTATCGGCCACTCTATGCCCGCTATCATGACAACATGCCGCTGGCGACATAA